The following proteins are encoded in a genomic region of Scylla paramamosain isolate STU-SP2022 chromosome 40, ASM3559412v1, whole genome shotgun sequence:
- the LOC135092423 gene encoding golgin subfamily A member 6-like protein 22 — MSPPFAGSIHAMLGVARDAPVEEIKRAYRRKALELHPDKNPGDAAAATVRFQQLQAAYETLCRQKEAGGEPQERQEKKEEWKREEQQEKAWKEEDGRQRQRKEEDRWWEKDDKRKKKKKRQRKKQSSEAPEEEEEEEEENEEKEKEEEEEQAEERAKYWEDEERGKDWEKKKKNERRHRKDKNQMNENTWERKWSKKTAEEEEEEGEEEEEEEEKVGKEEERQMDWEERKKQETGPRKDKEEIKKERAWERKRKNKRTSEKEEQEEEEKEEEKNWKAEKPVGKQNARERRKKRREEERKRQQDEEVRMRRRRHEEQRKANERKREMEEEKEKEESRRRKEEEEREKERVKHQEKERIRREEEEKEKEKVRREEEEREKERLRREEEEKKQENIRREKEQERMRRKRQTEETEEEERKRRRVEEYQEEEEEGNESSKQEEEEGRWDGGRRRLQRTLKAVRQRRKREGIKRRGEERVRRQQELEEKLRQHLEEERRKQQEVEGIRQEEKMERMRREQEEERREQEEGEKEEKGQEEHAGRDRKRDEERNKRPLRWKKIAFGFKEIVQKFWKKIKNKKSKKKTE; from the coding sequence ATGAGTCCCCCTTTTGCCGGAAGTATTCACGCTATGCTCGGCGTGGCTCGCGACGCTCCCGTGGAGGAGATCAAGCGGGCCTATCGACGAAAGGCCCTCGAATTGCACCCCGACAAGAACCCGGGGGACGCAGCTGCTGCAACCGTGCGATTCCAGCAGCTGCAGGCGGCGTACGAGACGCTCTGCCGCCAGAAGGAGGCCGGCGGGGAGCCACAGGAAaggcaggagaagaaggaggagtggaAACGAGAAGAGCAGCAGGAAAAggcgtggaaggaagaggatggaaggcAGCGGCAGCGTAAAGAGGAAGACCGGTGGTGGGAAAAGGACGATaaacggaagaagaaaaagaaaaggcagagaaagaagCAGAGCAGCGAAgcaccggaggaggaggaggaggaggaggaggagaatgaggagaaagaaaaggaagaagaggaggagcaggcggAAGAAAGGGCGAAGTActgggaggatgaagagagggggaaggactgggaaaagaagaaaaagaatgagagaaggcaCCGAAAAGATAAGAATCAGATGAACGAAAATACatgggagagaaagtggagcaAGAAaacagcagaagaggaggaggaagaaggggaggaggaggaggaggaggaggaaaaggtggggaaggaagaagaaaggcaaatggactgggaggaaagaaagaaacaggagacGGGGCCCcgcaaagacaaggaggaaataaagaaagagagagcatgggagaggaagaggaagaataaaagaacatcagagaaggaagagcaggaggaggaggagaaggaggaggagaagaactggAAAGCGGAGAAACCAGTGGGTAAGCAGAatgcaagggagagaaggaagaagcgaagagaggaagagagaaagagacaacaaGATGAAGAGGTGAGGATGAGAAGACGGCGACATGAGGAACAGAGAAAGGCGAACGAacgaaagagggagatggaggaggagaaggagaaagaggaaagcaggaggaggaaagaagaggaagagcgggagaaagagagagttaaacaccaagagaaggaaaggattaggcgagaagaagaagagaaggagaaagaaaaggttagacgagaggaagaagagagagagaaagagaggcttagaagggaagaggaggagaagaagcaagagAACATCAGGcgagaaaaagaacaggagaggatgagaaggaagcgaCAAACagaggagacagaagaagaggaaaggaagagaaggagagtagaagagtaccaggaggaggaggaggaaggaaatgaaagcagtaaacaggaggaagaagaagggaggtgggatggagggagaaggaggctgCAGAGGACGTTGAAGGCagtgaggcagagaaggaagagagaggggataaagagacgcggcgaggagagagtgagacgCCAGCAGGAATTGGAGGAAAAATTGAGGCAAcacctggaggaggaaaggaggaagcagcaagaggtggagggaataagacaggaggaaaagatggaaaggatgagaagagaacaggaggaagagaggagggaacaggaagagggagaaaaggaagagaaaggacaggaagaACACGCAGGACGGGACAGAAAACGAGACGAGGAACGCAATAAGCGGCCTTTGCGCTGGAAGAAAATAGCGTTTGGTTTTAAAGAAATCGTtcaaaaattctggaaaaaaataaaaaacaaaaaatcgaaaaaaaagactgaatga